In Tepidanaerobacter syntrophicus, the following are encoded in one genomic region:
- a CDS encoding lysophospholipid acyltransferase family protein, with protein sequence MFYNVVKFICNIVIHIIFKIRVIGGADFPERGPVIIYSNHKSMWDPIIIGCLVKRPVVFMAKEELFRIPVLGFIIKNLHAFPVKRGIPDRKAIKKALEVLNNNQVLGIFPEGTRSKDGKLQEPEPGLALLASKAKDVTLVPVAIRGNYKFFSHIDVIFGEPKKFSEYHQEDTKLNSEKLKEISSALFEEVSNLMNVK encoded by the coding sequence GTGTTCTATAATGTTGTAAAATTTATCTGCAATATTGTTATCCATATTATATTTAAAATTCGTGTTATAGGTGGTGCGGATTTTCCTGAAAGAGGCCCGGTAATAATATATTCTAATCATAAAAGCATGTGGGATCCTATAATTATAGGCTGCCTTGTAAAAAGACCAGTTGTTTTTATGGCAAAAGAAGAATTATTTAGAATTCCCGTTTTGGGATTTATCATAAAAAACCTCCACGCATTTCCTGTAAAGCGTGGAATACCTGATAGAAAGGCTATTAAAAAAGCGCTGGAGGTATTAAACAATAATCAAGTTTTAGGAATTTTTCCAGAAGGTACAAGAAGCAAAGACGGGAAACTTCAGGAGCCTGAGCCGGGACTTGCTCTCCTTGCTTCAAAGGCAAAAGATGTAACTCTGGTTCCGGTTGCTATAAGGGGAAATTATAAATTTTTTTCTCATATAGACGTGATATTCGGCGAGCCTAAAAAATTTAGCGAATATCATCAAGAAGACACTAAATTAAATTCGGAAAAACTAAAGGAAATAAGTTCTGCTCTTTTTGAAGAAGTATCGAATTTGATGAATGTTAAATAA